The Bacteriovorax sp. PP10 nucleotide sequence TTTGATCCTTGCCATGACTACTTCCTAGCATATCTGGTGCCAGAGTATAGAAAGCAGTATCTGATAAGAAAAAAGAGGAGAGATAATCAAGGATAGATTTGTGTGCTTGTCGCACTAGAGGCGATAAACGCAGCGAAACCCAAGAATTCCATACGAGGCATTTGGCTCAGAGTTCACATCCAATGTATAAATACCAGAACTGTCTCCATACCAGAAAGCACCACCGCGTACAGCATAACCACCGGTTGAATTAATTCCTGGATCATAACGTCCGATCCCGTCTGCACCAGTTAAATTTAGAAAAGTTGGCTGCCAAGTAGAAGGCTTCATTTCATCTGTCGCACCAACATTTACATCTAAATCTCTAAATTCTTCAAAACCTTGGGCCGTATTAATCGGGCGAGCAGCGACATAGGCCTTATTGGCAGGTGTAACGATCCAATCAATCCATTCCCAAACACTTCCAGCAAGATCCCAGATCACTTCACCATTAGAGAGAGTATGAGTTCGTCTGTATTTAAATGCGCCAGTTGCAGCACACGTATCGCTCCCGGTATTATAGAGGCAGCTCGCGTCTGTGGAAGGTGCTGGGCCGCTATTTAAAGCAGTCCATCCAATTGGTAAGACCCCTGAGCCAGCAGTTCCACCTGACCAGTTCGAATCAACACTCTCTATATTTCTGGCAATCGTCATCCATTCAGGATTTGAGATAAGATAAAACTTATTACTAACACCATTAATAGCATTCAAGTTGGAACAAGCAGTAATTGAATCGGGATGATTAATATTCGTCCAAGGTGTACCACTGGATTGTGATGTGGCAACGGCATTTACTCCCGGAGTAGATGTTGGACAACTTGCTCCCACACATCTCATTTCATATTTGGCCACACAGAAATCAGTTGTTGTTCCGACATTTGTATTAAAAGGAACTCCAAGAAAATTAGCAGGACATGAACTTATCACGTAGGCGACTGTCGCACTAGAGCAAGCAGAAGTATGAGTATAGGTGTTGGTTGAGTTGGCATAAAATGTATAAGCAGCAACT carries:
- a CDS encoding fibronectin type III domain-containing protein; this encodes MLSYFRSSLFTFCLIIGLSGCNEIKVNPKALQREIGTVGSSDIVFAGLTSIDQVTDTTMRLNWTNNADASAYQIYRMVAGTPSYITTIPAPASTLTLTGFTPNTSYTFRVRALDSTGATDVNTTTQTITTNLAPNVPSGIALQTPSASPSLVSTPTIRVSGVKSGDVVKLFTNSLCTAQVASGTAAGTTIDLTTSTLAVAAYTFYANSTNTYTHTSACSSATVAYVISSCPANFLGVPFNTNVGTTTDFCVAKYEMRCVGASCPTSTPGVNAVATSQSSGTPWTNINHPDSITACSNLNAINGVSNKFYLISNPEWMTIARNIESVDSNWSGGTAGSGVLPIGWTALNSGPAPSTDASCLYNTGSDTCAATGAFKYRRTHTLSNGEVIWDLAGSVWEWIDWIVTPANKAYVAARPINTAQGFEEFRDLDVNVGATDEMKPSTWQPTFLNLTGADGIGRYDPGINSTGGYAVRGGAFWYGDSSGIYTLDVNSEPNASYGILGFRCVYRL